The Mangifera indica cultivar Alphonso chromosome 8, CATAS_Mindica_2.1, whole genome shotgun sequence genome has a window encoding:
- the LOC123223474 gene encoding uncharacterized protein LOC123223474, which translates to MGCCISSNNTNDSPNHHHFPSNPAHSDKTHLDNRAPPLCPEEETVKEVVLSETRLPKPESPSPNETEPETHTLHHIHIPVIHEPNTEARDLISTNKNEQEIEISQASEICSITESFSNATTTTTVTETREDEAISKSSTRRSPAKVSKKRPYTGENSRGVKSTATRAEVSRSAQGRTMPCNVRSSSPTTRTVTGVGRSSGKVGARAGVRTDKSKEEKEVQKEVNDDALENNNNMESVDNPHVSLECFIFL; encoded by the coding sequence ATGGGTTGCTGCATTAGCTCCAACAACACAAATGATTCACCAAATCACCACCATTTTCCATCAAACCCTGCTCACTCCGACAAAACCCATCTCGACAACAGAGCTCCTCCTCTTTGTCCTGAAGAAGAAACTGTAAAAGAAGTTGTTCTTTCTGAAACTCGCTTGCCTAAACCAGAATCGCCCTCTCCAAATGAGACTGAACCTGAAACTCACACCCTCCACCACATCCACATACCCGTAATTCACGAACCCAACACGGAAGCCAGAGATTTGATTTCGACCAACAAAAACGAACAAGAAATAGAAATTTCTCAAGCGTCTGAAATATGCAGCATCACCGAGAGCTTCTCAaatgcaacaacaacaacaactgTAACAGAGACAAGAGAAGATGAAGCAATCAGCAAGTCCTCCACTCGCAGATCTCCAGCTAAGGTATCCAAAAAGCGTCCTTACACCGGAGAAAACTCGCGTGGGGTGAAATCTACGGCGACAAGAGCGGAGGTGTCAAGGTCAGCTCAAGGGAGGACCATGCCATGTAATGTGAGGTCGAGTTCACCGACGACTAGAACGGTGACGGGAGTGGGAAGGAGTTCGGGAAAGGTGGGTGCAAGAGCAGGCGTTCGTACTGACAAGTCAAAAGAAGAGAAGGAAGTTCAGAAAGAGGTAAACGACGACGCTTTggagaataataataacatgGAGTCTGTTGACAATCCTCATGTTTCGTTGGAATGCTTTATTTTTCtgtga
- the LOC123223174 gene encoding uncharacterized protein LOC123223174: MGGEDHSSWVMVPPPTLAPLNMEREEHWRHFDNSVNAVSFGFVATAILISMFLVMAIFERFLRPRSLPSGSDSHTDLEAQMVFNGKLNYPSPKMTVYTKGISVLMPGEQIPTFIAHPAPPPCHQERFLLPLNHHNHCFNSISTSITTLNSTSVENN, from the exons ATGGGTGGTGAAGATCATAGCAGCTGGGTGATGGTACCGCCACCAACGTTAGCTCCATTGAATATGGAGAGGGAAGAGCACTGGAGGCATTTTGATAACTCGGTGAATGCTGTGTCGTTTGGCTTCGTAGCCACTGCTATTCTCATATCAATGTTCCTCGTTATGGCTATTTTCGAGCGATTTCTTCGGCCGAGATCATTGCCATCTGGTTCCGACTCTCATACTGATCTCGAGGCTCAGATGGTGTTCAACGGCAAGCTTAATTACCCTTCTCCCAAA ATGACAGTGTATACTAAAGGGATATCAGTGTTGATGCCTGGTGAGCAAATTCCTACCTTCATTGCACATCCAGCTCCACCACCTTGCCATCAAGAGCGCTTCTTACTGCCTCTCAATCACCATAACCATTGCTTCAATTCTATCTCAACCTCAATCACTACTTTAAATTCAACTTCAGTtgaaaacaattga
- the LOC123224502 gene encoding kelch-like protein 8, whose amino-acid sequence MGSLSSQLPSPSPAHPSSTTTHKIYASFCTAIISNWIECYNPSVNVWHRVTTIPGLIENQVLKGFSMVSIGHFIYIIGGRLCQKLSGHEPDEIFEVDLEVLPRVLRYDAVNDVWSKCAPLRVPRFDFACTVCDDKIYVAGGQSKLSGACGTSSAEVYDPGLDEWKLLPNMNMLRYKCVAVTWQGKIHVVGGFAEKRDVDRKIPSWGMMERSSAEVYDWENAKWDVIRGMWQLDIPPNQIVAVDDKLFSSGDCLNAWKGHIEAFDGKLNIWNEVDGSHLETLSSPVSTSVANWPPIKRLYLTMAPIGTQLYFLAGYRMPGEISRSMCNVHVFDTSANGDGWTSLEPIDEEGEKELCSHCCVLRQPQM is encoded by the coding sequence ATGGGATCCCTTTCCTCCCAGCTCCCTTCTCCTTCCCCCGCTCATCCTTCTTCCACAACTACTCATAAAATTTACGCCTCCTTTTGCACAGCCATAATCTCCAACTGGATTGAATGTTACAATCCATCAGTTAATGTATGGCACCGAGTCACCACCATCCCTGGCCTTATCGAAAACCAGGTTTTAAAGGGTTTTTCCATGGTCTCCATTGGTCACTTTATTTACATTATCGGTGGCAGACTCTGTCAGAAATTGTCAGGCCATGAACCTGACGAAATCTTTGAGGTTGATCTTGAAGTGCTTCCACGGGTTCTACGTTACGATGCGGTTAATGATGTTTGGTCAAAATGTGCTCCCTTACGTGTCCCCAGGTTTGACTTTGCTTGCACTGTGTGTGATGACAAAATCTACGTGGCTGGAGGACAATCAAAGTTGTCAGGGGCATGTGGAACTTCTTCTGCTGAGGTGTACGACCCGGGCCTTGACGAATGGAAACTTTTGCCTAACATGAACATGTTGAGATACAAATGTGTGGCGGTGACGTGGCAAGGAAAGATCCACGTGGTAGGTGGGTTTGCAGAGAAGAGAGATGTGGATAGAAAAATTCCATCGTGGGGAATGATGGAGAGGAGCTCAGCTGAAGTGTACGACTGGGAAAATGCCAAGTGGGATGTGATTAGAGGGATGTGGCAATTAGATATCCCGCCAAATCAGATCGTCGCCGTTGATGACAAACTTTTTAGCTCCGGTGATTGCTTAAATGCATGGAAAGGACACATAGAAGCATTTGATGGGAAACTGAACATATGGAACGAGGTAGATGGGTCACATTTAGAAACACTATCATCTCCAGTATCAACATCAGTAGCAAATTGGCCACCAATCAAAAGACTATACCTTACGATGGCTCCAATAGGGACACAGTTATACTTCTTGGCAGGTTACAGGATGCCGGGGGAGATATCGAGATCCATGTGTAATGTGCACGTGTTTGACACATCAGCAAATGGTGATGGGTGGACTAGCTTGGAGCCAATAGACGAGGAAGGAGAGAAAGAGCTTTGCAGCCACTGCTGTGTCCTCAGGCAACCGCAGATGTAG